A window of the Acidithiobacillus thiooxidans ATCC 19377 genome harbors these coding sequences:
- the pilB gene encoding type IV-A pilus assembly ATPase PilB, translating into MADAAVTPIRSHPVLRGLSQDGLCALDENQWMAVEQEARLAHVPVLFHAIKKDLITAARLMAYLSRRYRMPMLDLDAVQLDTVLMDRIDKKMMRSYLVLPLSKRGETLYLAMADPTDFKAVEDIKFNTGWQVVPILVEADKLMRAVQLITDAGTGIDDVFLEKAPDGEADAEDEQKTFDLSVGDKTEAEDAPVVRFVQQLLLDAIHKGVSDIHLEPYEKDFRVRYRLDGVLSNAANPSKDLQDGVTSRLKIMCGLDVSERRLPQDGRLRVRVPPARVIDFRVSFLPTSFGETIVLRLLDPASSRVPIEQLGFFPEQRKAFEEAIHRPYGMILVTGPTGSGKTTTLYTALNMLNTGDCNISTAEDPVEIPVYGINQVNINERIGLNFAAALRSFLRQDPDIIMVGEVRDLETAETAIKAAQTGHLVLATLHTNDAPQSLTRLENMGIPTYNIAGGVHLVLAQRLARKLCAHCKEPVKIPDQALVEAGFAVEALPGWHPMGPVGCDECNKTGYKGRIGLYQVMPVSEAMRELIMQGGTAIDLARQAAREGVLTMRQTGLRRVKEGVTSLDEVLRVTNL; encoded by the coding sequence GTGGCTGATGCTGCGGTCACGCCGATCAGGAGCCATCCTGTTCTGCGCGGGCTTTCGCAGGATGGGCTATGCGCGCTCGACGAAAATCAGTGGATGGCGGTTGAGCAGGAAGCCCGACTGGCGCATGTGCCGGTATTGTTCCATGCCATCAAGAAAGATCTGATAACTGCGGCCCGTCTGATGGCCTATCTGTCCCGGCGTTACCGGATGCCCATGCTGGATCTGGATGCGGTGCAGCTGGATACGGTTTTGATGGATCGCATCGATAAAAAAATGATGCGCAGTTATCTCGTTCTGCCCTTGTCCAAACGCGGTGAGACGCTGTATCTGGCGATGGCCGACCCGACTGACTTCAAAGCGGTGGAAGATATCAAGTTCAATACCGGTTGGCAGGTGGTGCCGATACTCGTGGAAGCCGACAAGCTGATGCGCGCGGTTCAGCTTATTACAGATGCCGGAACGGGGATTGATGATGTCTTTTTGGAAAAAGCCCCTGATGGGGAAGCCGATGCAGAGGATGAACAGAAGACCTTTGACTTGTCCGTGGGTGACAAAACAGAGGCTGAGGATGCACCCGTTGTGCGTTTTGTCCAGCAACTGCTTTTGGATGCTATTCACAAAGGCGTGTCGGATATCCATTTGGAACCCTACGAAAAGGATTTCCGGGTGCGGTATCGGCTGGATGGTGTTTTAAGTAATGCAGCCAATCCCTCGAAGGATCTCCAGGATGGCGTAACGTCCCGATTGAAAATCATGTGCGGACTGGATGTTTCCGAGCGACGTTTGCCCCAGGATGGGCGTTTGCGGGTGCGGGTGCCGCCGGCTCGGGTCATTGATTTTCGGGTGTCTTTCCTGCCGACCAGTTTCGGGGAAACCATCGTCCTGCGGTTGCTGGATCCGGCCAGTTCCAGGGTACCCATCGAGCAACTGGGTTTTTTCCCGGAACAACGCAAAGCTTTTGAAGAGGCGATCCACCGTCCCTATGGCATGATTCTGGTGACTGGGCCGACCGGCTCCGGTAAAACCACGACACTCTATACCGCATTGAACATGCTCAATACCGGCGACTGTAATATCAGCACGGCGGAGGACCCGGTAGAAATTCCGGTGTATGGAATCAACCAGGTGAATATCAATGAGCGGATTGGCTTGAATTTTGCGGCTGCGCTGCGTTCCTTTTTGCGGCAGGACCCCGATATTATTATGGTCGGTGAGGTCCGCGATCTGGAAACCGCAGAAACGGCTATCAAGGCCGCCCAGACCGGACATTTGGTGCTGGCCACCTTGCACACCAATGATGCACCTCAGAGCTTGACCCGTCTGGAGAACATGGGGATTCCGACCTACAACATTGCCGGCGGGGTGCATCTGGTCCTGGCCCAACGGCTGGCCCGCAAACTGTGCGCACACTGCAAAGAGCCAGTAAAAATTCCCGACCAGGCGTTAGTAGAAGCCGGATTCGCTGTGGAAGCTCTGCCAGGCTGGCACCCCATGGGTCCTGTCGGTTGCGATGAATGCAATAAAACGGGCTATAAAGGGCGCATCGGGCTCTATCAGGTCATGCCCGTCAGCGAAGCGATGCGGGAACTCATCATGCAGGGCGGCACCGCCATCGA
- a CDS encoding type IV pilus secretin PilQ, protein MINPVSRSVLPNSCCLSGRRLSVAVLGALLCFGTGSAWAQTDLRSVTPTHDAQGTAFLIHGNARPAYNVQVLNGGYLVKIDFKDAHFSPSLGTVMGHGVVENVLAENHGHNARLDLLLKSPEPIRVEPVMGGYRLAFVGHTTPPAAPAPMASSGPTTVSTPAVTTGPVAAPAPVTAVGTAINNLHFHRGKQGGGILALSLSGPQPAMNVTREAGHLIVILKHTAVPASYRHLFGVTQFGTPVQSVEVYPLGRNTRLVFTVHGPYTYSAYQLGHQTRIVVRHKTAESVQNPEDSPRLSMDFQDISVRDVLQVIADFTHQNIVVSNNVTGNLTIRLKNEPWKEAFKVILESQGLAVKPIGNILWVAPANQIASQEEATLKTEASERKMEPLETELIQIKYAKAASIAALLKGFDQNSSSGRTGQPMNPYQQQSLASALGLPKSSIIGNSLLGPRGSVAVVTRTNSLLVRDTPQDIENIKKLIAKIDKPVPQVLIKARIVQITTSAAHSLGVNWGGTYTSNGAGGIINLSGTGATGVTETQGGAYPIQGGGSATSGTGFTVPALANLSASDAGTALASATPASLGFALGTATGNRILDLQLQALQVDNRAKIISSPKVLTEDNEKAVISQGQEIPYQQSTSSGATSVSFKKAELSLDVTPHIAPNGKITLKVDAQNNQPDYADALPSGIPITTQEVQSKLLVNNGQTVVIGGIYTDTSTHNQSGVPVLKNIPLLGWLFKSEVHSVAKTELLVFITPEVIGGVSNAAKDDVLSG, encoded by the coding sequence ATGATTAATCCAGTATCCCGTTCTGTTCTACCCAACTCGTGCTGTCTATCTGGTCGCCGTCTCTCTGTCGCTGTGTTGGGCGCTTTGTTGTGCTTCGGTACCGGTTCCGCCTGGGCGCAGACCGATCTGCGCAGCGTGACGCCCACGCATGATGCACAGGGTACGGCTTTCCTGATTCACGGAAATGCCCGGCCTGCCTACAATGTGCAGGTCCTGAATGGCGGGTATCTCGTGAAAATCGATTTTAAGGACGCGCATTTTTCGCCTTCCCTGGGTACAGTCATGGGGCATGGCGTCGTCGAAAATGTGCTGGCCGAAAATCATGGCCACAATGCCCGTCTGGACCTGCTGTTAAAATCCCCGGAACCGATTAGGGTGGAACCGGTGATGGGCGGGTATCGGTTGGCGTTTGTCGGTCATACCACACCGCCAGCGGCTCCTGCCCCAATGGCCAGTTCAGGGCCAACGACAGTATCCACTCCTGCGGTTACTACAGGTCCTGTCGCAGCGCCTGCTCCGGTCACGGCTGTCGGGACAGCAATTAATAACCTGCATTTCCATCGCGGCAAACAGGGCGGCGGCATTCTGGCCTTATCCCTTTCCGGTCCCCAGCCGGCGATGAATGTCACCCGGGAAGCTGGTCATCTCATTGTGATCCTCAAGCATACGGCCGTGCCTGCCAGCTACCGGCATCTTTTTGGTGTCACCCAATTCGGCACCCCCGTACAATCGGTGGAAGTCTATCCGCTGGGTCGGAACACCCGTCTGGTCTTCACCGTGCATGGACCCTATACCTACTCGGCCTATCAGTTGGGGCACCAGACCCGTATTGTCGTGCGACACAAAACCGCAGAATCTGTCCAAAACCCCGAAGACAGCCCGCGCCTGAGCATGGATTTTCAGGATATTAGCGTGCGCGATGTGCTGCAGGTCATTGCCGATTTCACCCATCAGAATATCGTGGTTTCCAATAATGTTACCGGCAACCTGACCATCCGCCTGAAAAACGAACCCTGGAAAGAGGCTTTTAAGGTCATTCTTGAGTCGCAGGGATTGGCCGTCAAACCTATCGGCAATATTCTTTGGGTGGCGCCAGCCAATCAGATTGCCAGCCAGGAAGAAGCGACGCTCAAAACCGAAGCCAGCGAACGCAAAATGGAGCCCCTGGAAACCGAACTGATTCAAATCAAGTATGCCAAAGCGGCCAGCATTGCCGCCTTGCTGAAAGGCTTTGACCAGAATAGTTCTTCTGGACGCACTGGCCAGCCCATGAATCCTTATCAGCAACAGTCTTTAGCGAGCGCCCTGGGCTTGCCTAAATCCAGCATTATCGGCAATTCGCTGTTAGGTCCACGCGGATCCGTAGCTGTGGTTACCCGTACCAACAGTCTGCTGGTGCGGGATACGCCGCAGGACATTGAAAACATCAAAAAACTGATTGCCAAAATCGACAAGCCCGTGCCCCAGGTGCTGATTAAAGCGCGTATTGTCCAGATTACCACCAGTGCGGCCCATTCTCTGGGCGTGAACTGGGGCGGGACATACACTTCGAATGGCGCCGGTGGCATTATCAATCTTTCCGGAACCGGCGCTACGGGTGTCACAGAAACCCAGGGTGGCGCGTACCCCATACAGGGCGGCGGTAGCGCCACATCGGGTACTGGTTTTACCGTTCCCGCGCTCGCCAATCTGAGTGCCTCTGATGCCGGTACGGCCCTGGCCAGTGCTACGCCCGCGTCTTTAGGTTTCGCTTTAGGCACGGCGACGGGTAATCGGATCCTTGATCTGCAACTGCAGGCCTTGCAGGTGGATAATAGGGCAAAAATCATTTCCAGCCCCAAGGTGTTGACTGAAGACAACGAAAAAGCGGTTATTTCCCAGGGGCAGGAAATTCCTTACCAGCAATCTACCAGCAGCGGGGCCACTTCGGTCTCCTTCAAAAAAGCCGAACTGAGCCTGGACGTCACGCCCCACATTGCGCCCAATGGCAAAATCACCCTGAAGGTGGATGCCCAAAATAACCAGCCGGATTATGCCGACGCACTGCCGTCCGGGATTCCCATCACGACCCAGGAAGTCCAAAGCAAATTGCTGGTCAATAACGGTCAGACCGTTGTTATCGGTGGCATCTACACCGATACTTCCACGCATAACCAGTCTGGGGTTCCGGTTTTGAAAAACATCCCCTTGCTGGGATGGCTGTTCAAGAGCGAAGTGCATAGTGTTGCCAAAACCGAATTACTGGTGTTCATCACGCCGGAAGTGATTGGCGGGGTTTCGAACGCAGCAAAGGATGATGTTCTGAGTGGCTGA
- a CDS encoding pilus assembly protein PilP: MDKRGTAVYVWIPTALVWASVCLLSGCSQQTETMQSLHQFVQHVPKTTVSIPPLPKTPLWKPLAYQNPAHLDPFTSFSEALLRAEAEQKGVHPAPMQHGPVQPLEKYPLSSLHLTGMVRTLSRVQPAQGHLWAILQTPKHRVYRATLGSAVGTHDGRITAMHHQNGHSIITVTQYVRNIFGKYQRRVTVLRMQGGG, from the coding sequence ATGGATAAACGGGGCACCGCTGTTTATGTATGGATACCTACCGCGCTGGTATGGGCGAGTGTGTGTCTCTTGTCGGGTTGTTCCCAGCAAACGGAAACCATGCAGTCCCTGCATCAATTTGTGCAGCATGTGCCGAAAACCACCGTGTCGATTCCACCTTTGCCAAAGACACCCCTCTGGAAACCCTTGGCGTATCAAAATCCGGCGCATCTGGATCCGTTTACCAGTTTTTCCGAAGCGTTGCTCCGGGCAGAAGCGGAGCAGAAGGGGGTTCATCCCGCGCCCATGCAGCATGGCCCTGTTCAGCCCCTGGAAAAGTACCCCCTGTCCAGTCTGCATCTCACCGGCATGGTGCGTACCCTTAGCAGGGTGCAACCCGCCCAGGGCCACTTGTGGGCGATTTTGCAAACTCCTAAACATCGGGTCTATCGCGCCACATTGGGCAGTGCGGTAGGGACCCACGATGGCCGGATAACGGCTATGCATCATCAAAACGGCCATTCCATCATCACGGTCACGCAATATGTGCGCAATATTTTCGGGAAGTACCAGCGCCGGGTCACGGTTCTGCGCATGCAGGGCGGTGGATAA
- a CDS encoding type 4a pilus biogenesis protein PilO → MTLDDIRHLQWEDILQWPIQTKAIALAVLIAVMGVVFWLEFVLPEMHQIHDLTVQTQHLKTQIRQEQRVALVLPAYQAQIKVMDHRFQRFLTQLPDRTQIPSLLDNITLAGRSRGLNFELFQPLHRINQRFYQEIPVKLTVTGTYGQLGRFVAAVNALSRIVVFHDLDITRVPYTGKSLAARALSKQKLTMQCTATTYRYLKHKGNTKNG, encoded by the coding sequence ATGACCCTAGACGATATCCGGCATCTTCAATGGGAAGATATTCTCCAGTGGCCTATCCAAACCAAGGCGATAGCCCTGGCTGTACTGATTGCGGTAATGGGTGTGGTGTTTTGGCTGGAATTTGTCCTGCCCGAAATGCACCAGATACATGACCTGACGGTCCAGACGCAGCACCTGAAAACCCAAATTCGTCAGGAACAGCGTGTGGCGCTGGTGTTGCCCGCCTATCAGGCGCAAATAAAGGTCATGGATCACCGTTTTCAACGGTTTCTGACACAGCTTCCCGATCGGACACAAATCCCCTCGCTGTTAGACAACATCACTTTGGCGGGACGCAGCCGGGGTCTGAATTTTGAGTTGTTTCAGCCGCTTCACCGCATCAATCAGCGTTTCTACCAGGAAATTCCGGTCAAGCTCACCGTAACCGGCACCTATGGACAGTTGGGCCGCTTTGTGGCGGCGGTAAACGCCCTGTCACGCATCGTCGTTTTCCATGACCTGGACATTACGCGGGTTCCCTATACGGGAAAATCCCTGGCGGCGCGGGCGTTATCCAAACAAAAGCTGACCATGCAATGCACTGCAACGACTTATCGGTATTTGAAGCACAAAGGGAACACGAAAAATGGATAA
- a CDS encoding PilN domain-containing protein, whose translation MHDLIRINLLPYREALRAEKNRQAVVVLVGILLIAAMIYYGIFQIFSAQVAAKDQQIQYLQTVSRQLKAEMTTIVDLRKKRAALIAREGLIAHLQDQRNQAVQVFNEMVQLTPPGVFLTTLRTSQQGLTVNGYAEGNADVAAFMRHIQKSAVFSHPVLNIISRFQLGHEPVNRFTLHMRWRSPSITGKKGL comes from the coding sequence ATGCATGACCTGATCCGCATTAATTTATTGCCCTACCGGGAAGCCTTGCGCGCGGAGAAAAATCGTCAGGCGGTCGTGGTCCTGGTCGGTATCCTGCTGATAGCCGCCATGATTTATTATGGCATTTTCCAGATTTTCAGTGCGCAAGTAGCCGCCAAAGATCAGCAGATCCAATATCTGCAGACGGTCAGCCGGCAATTAAAAGCGGAAATGACCACTATTGTGGACCTGCGCAAAAAACGTGCGGCACTCATTGCCCGTGAGGGTTTGATTGCGCATCTGCAGGACCAGCGCAATCAGGCCGTCCAGGTGTTCAATGAAATGGTCCAACTGACCCCGCCCGGCGTTTTCCTGACCACGCTACGGACTTCCCAACAAGGCCTTACGGTGAATGGCTATGCCGAAGGCAATGCCGATGTGGCGGCATTCATGCGTCATATACAGAAATCCGCTGTTTTCTCTCATCCCGTTTTAAACATCATCAGTCGGTTCCAGTTAGGGCATGAACCGGTCAACCGTTTCACCCTGCATATGCGCTGGCGAAGCCCCTCTATTACCGGAAAAAAAGGACTATAA
- the pilM gene encoding type IV pilus assembly protein PilM: MILKPPLLGLDMRADAVSMVSLSKRKQQFCLDYVDREVLPSRAESENAPAPEAETLSEAIRTMLARSKMRSKSVATALPAEKTIVKVITLPESMSTQEIDEQIHFQGNQYIPFSMDAVHFDFSILPGAARPGYQDVLLVACKKESLEEHVAILEEAGLKPKIVDTRTFALWFLYTHLKNRHLLGNAIAEEKDKGVVLIETGYANFHLYVFENGRPVYEKEHRFGYRELLKTLQSHYALGPDDVLRMARFGGLPSEYEPEILAPFTQKASAEMPFALDFFQNSMPDVPITLVCLFGEWIGLPPEAARQPEASPRSGLADLSRVLQQKLAFPVLAPDPFAGMDISSHVHTRFLDADRSAFAVACGLALRRFYA; encoded by the coding sequence GTGATACTAAAACCCCCATTACTCGGTCTGGATATGCGCGCGGATGCGGTCAGCATGGTTTCCCTGTCAAAACGCAAGCAGCAATTTTGCCTGGACTATGTGGACCGGGAAGTTTTGCCGTCTCGCGCCGAATCCGAGAATGCCCCTGCACCGGAAGCAGAGACCTTATCCGAAGCGATTCGTACCATGCTGGCCCGGTCCAAAATGCGCAGCAAGTCTGTAGCGACCGCATTGCCCGCTGAAAAAACCATAGTCAAAGTCATTACCCTGCCAGAGAGCATGAGCACGCAGGAAATTGACGAACAGATTCATTTTCAGGGCAATCAGTATATTCCTTTCAGTATGGATGCCGTGCATTTTGATTTTTCCATTCTGCCGGGTGCCGCACGTCCCGGATATCAGGATGTTTTGCTGGTGGCGTGCAAAAAAGAATCTCTGGAAGAGCACGTAGCCATCCTGGAAGAGGCGGGGTTGAAACCCAAAATTGTCGATACCCGTACCTTTGCCCTCTGGTTTTTATACACGCATCTCAAGAACCGGCATCTTCTGGGAAATGCGATAGCGGAAGAGAAGGATAAGGGGGTGGTCCTTATCGAAACAGGCTATGCGAACTTCCATCTGTATGTATTCGAGAATGGCCGTCCGGTCTATGAAAAAGAGCACCGCTTTGGGTATCGGGAACTGTTAAAGACCCTCCAGTCACATTATGCACTCGGCCCGGATGATGTCTTGCGCATGGCGCGGTTCGGCGGATTGCCGTCCGAATATGAACCGGAAATCCTCGCCCCATTCACGCAAAAAGCCAGCGCCGAAATGCCTTTTGCACTGGATTTTTTTCAGAACAGCATGCCCGATGTACCCATCACGTTGGTCTGCCTGTTTGGAGAATGGATTGGTTTGCCGCCGGAAGCGGCGCGGCAACCCGAAGCCTCCCCCCGATCCGGACTGGCGGATTTGAGCCGCGTTCTGCAACAAAAGCTTGCTTTTCCGGTTTTGGCACCCGATCCCTTTGCCGGCATGGATATCTCCTCGCATGTCCACACCCGTTTTCTGGATGCCGACCGCTCGGCGTTTGCCGTGGCCTGTGGCCTGGCTTTACGGAGATTCTATGCATGA
- a CDS encoding type II toxin-antitoxin system PemK/MazF family toxin, translated as MGVKRGAVVVVALHGDYGKPRPALVVQSEAFSALSSVTVLPITSDLRDAPLYRINVEASPETGLHKPSQIMVDKSQTVPREKIGQVVGYLDYRKMVAVNRAMALFLGFA; from the coding sequence GTGGGTGTGAAAAGAGGTGCGGTAGTCGTTGTTGCTTTGCATGGCGACTATGGTAAGCCCCGCCCCGCGCTCGTTGTCCAATCCGAAGCCTTTTCAGCATTGTCTTCCGTGACGGTTCTCCCGATTACCAGTGACCTCAGAGACGCGCCACTTTACCGCATTAATGTTGAGGCATCTCCTGAAACCGGTTTGCACAAGCCCTCACAAATCATGGTGGATAAGTCGCAAACGGTCCCTCGTGAAAAAATAGGCCAGGTAGTTGGATATCTGGATTACAGGAAAATGGTTGCGGTGAATCGGGCGATGGCGCTGTTTCTTGGTTTTGCCTAA
- a CDS encoding antitoxin MazE family protein codes for MTTVHANTRVKKHRDALRAAGLRPIQIWVPDTRRPGFVEECRRQCLVLRNDPQEKEIMNWLEAAADTDGWV; via the coding sequence GTGACCACTGTACATGCGAATACGCGCGTTAAAAAGCATCGGGACGCCTTACGTGCCGCAGGTTTACGGCCTATTCAAATTTGGGTACCAGATACCCGCCGTCCAGGATTTGTAGAAGAATGTCGTCGTCAGTGCCTGGTCTTGCGAAATGACCCGCAGGAAAAGGAGATCATGAATTGGCTTGAAGCAGCAGCGGATACGGATGGGTGGGTGTGA
- a CDS encoding prepilin-type N-terminal cleavage/methylation domain-containing protein, which translates to MDILNNQALASASMDQDSTAEKGLVEQGFTLIELMIVIAIIGILAAIAIPQYAAYVRTAEATTAATDFHQAVTSVASAQAQAQTGVSATLPNYSTTATTLPGTDGATLKVSATTISSSTGDVTVTLGAPKSTGVQKDLDSMLNSQTGTTGFTGGAGTAKITANGSVSYNGSSASSSTSTSTTSGS; encoded by the coding sequence ATGGATATATTGAATAATCAGGCGCTGGCCAGCGCCTCTATGGACCAGGATTCGACGGCTGAAAAAGGCCTCGTCGAGCAAGGTTTCACCCTCATCGAACTGATGATTGTCATTGCCATTATCGGCATTCTGGCGGCCATTGCGATTCCGCAATATGCCGCGTATGTCCGCACGGCAGAAGCCACTACGGCAGCCACGGACTTCCATCAAGCGGTGACTTCAGTAGCCTCTGCCCAGGCGCAGGCCCAGACGGGTGTCAGTGCCACCCTACCAAATTACAGCACAACGGCAACGACCTTGCCGGGCACGGACGGAGCGACGCTGAAGGTTTCGGCCACAACCATTTCATCCAGTACGGGTGATGTGACCGTAACACTGGGGGCACCGAAATCCACCGGCGTCCAGAAAGACTTGGACAGCATGCTGAACTCCCAGACCGGCACGACCGGATTCACGGGCGGTGCAGGTACAGCCAAGATAACGGCCAATGGTTCAGTGTCCTACAACGGCAGCAGCGCATCGAGCAGCACCAGTACCAGCACCACTAGCGGCAGCTAA
- a CDS encoding type II secretion system F family protein: MATVRSSKDNDPQIGKAPKKSVFLWTYKDPEKKGAVQSGEIEAVSVTTAKVALRQRGFRDRYLTLTKQKESLLGGIKSADIVGFLQQLSTLQNAGVSLVESMQMLRLTAKKTAMRSMIQKMMRNLQEGNQLSDALALFPKFFDATSVALVRAGEQGGVLDTVLRNIAEYREKDYSLKKKIRSALMYPGITVAVMIVVVIILMVKVIPVFAKLFHSFNAQLPALTQIVVNLSYWLKDHVVFLIFVPALLIAALIWAYRRSYKVRWQVDRITLHIPVIGKLLLYGATARFMQTLALLYSAGVPIQESMNTLAKVSGNTVIDAGVAKARESVLAGGRIADGLKETYLPDLSVRMLSIGESSGNVELMARKTGEHYAREVEEMVARMSTLLEPFIMIMLGGIVGTLVIAMFLPMLDMGKAILHGSGVS, from the coding sequence ATGGCTACCGTCAGATCATCCAAGGACAATGACCCCCAAATTGGCAAAGCACCCAAAAAATCCGTGTTCCTTTGGACCTATAAAGACCCCGAGAAAAAAGGGGCGGTGCAGAGTGGTGAAATTGAAGCGGTTTCGGTGACGACTGCCAAGGTGGCTTTACGCCAACGCGGGTTCAGAGACCGCTACCTCACCCTCACCAAGCAGAAAGAATCCCTGCTCGGCGGTATCAAATCTGCCGATATCGTAGGGTTTCTCCAACAATTATCCACTTTGCAAAATGCCGGCGTCAGCCTTGTAGAATCTATGCAAATGCTCCGCTTGACCGCCAAAAAAACGGCCATGCGCAGCATGATTCAAAAAATGATGCGCAATCTGCAGGAAGGCAACCAGCTTTCCGATGCCCTGGCCCTGTTCCCAAAATTCTTTGATGCAACCAGCGTCGCCTTGGTACGCGCCGGCGAACAAGGCGGTGTATTGGATACGGTATTACGGAACATCGCCGAGTACCGGGAAAAAGATTACAGCCTCAAGAAAAAAATCCGTTCCGCATTAATGTATCCAGGCATTACGGTGGCGGTCATGATTGTGGTCGTCATCATCCTGATGGTGAAGGTCATTCCGGTCTTCGCCAAACTGTTTCACAGCTTCAATGCCCAATTACCCGCCCTCACCCAAATCGTCGTCAATCTCTCCTACTGGCTGAAGGATCATGTCGTTTTCCTCATATTTGTTCCGGCGTTATTGATTGCCGCGCTCATCTGGGCCTACCGGCGTTCGTACAAGGTCCGCTGGCAGGTAGACCGCATCACCCTGCATATACCGGTGATTGGCAAACTGCTGTTGTACGGCGCCACGGCCCGCTTCATGCAGACCCTGGCCTTACTGTATTCCGCCGGAGTCCCTATCCAGGAGTCCATGAACACCCTGGCGAAAGTTTCTGGTAACACGGTCATTGATGCCGGGGTCGCCAAAGCGCGCGAAAGTGTACTCGCTGGCGGTCGGATTGCGGATGGACTGAAAGAAACCTATTTACCGGATCTTTCCGTCCGTATGCTCTCCATCGGCGAGTCTTCCGGCAATGTGGAACTCATGGCGAGGAAAACCGGAGAACATTACGCCAGAGAAGTGGAAGAAATGGTGGCGCGTATGTCCACCCTTTTAGAACCCTTTATCATGATCATGCTCGGGGGCATTGTCGGTACCCTGGTCATCGCCATGTTTCTGCCCATGCTGGATATGGGGAAGGCCATCCTGCACGGTTCGGGGGTGTCCTGA
- a CDS encoding type IV pilus modification PilV family protein, with the protein MHMPIMSTHPKEPIYPESGMTLIEVLIAMVILSIGFLAIGYMQINAAQYVRQSAINSRAALITSAMLAELWGAGNQSVREFNAVKTSTPSTWPTSGIPALDVSRWANQLQKTLPDGKGSVEIRNAAGNACTQLPCTATVTVTWSSISGTQTHTGSEYLVEP; encoded by the coding sequence ATGCATATGCCAATTATGTCCACCCATCCCAAAGAGCCGATTTACCCGGAAAGCGGCATGACCCTAATCGAAGTGCTGATTGCGATGGTGATTCTGTCGATAGGATTTCTGGCAATCGGCTATATGCAAATCAATGCGGCCCAATATGTGCGTCAATCCGCCATCAATAGCCGTGCAGCATTGATTACCAGTGCTATGCTGGCAGAACTTTGGGGCGCTGGAAACCAGAGTGTCCGCGAATTCAACGCGGTTAAGACATCCACCCCTTCCACATGGCCCACATCGGGTATCCCCGCTCTGGACGTGTCTCGCTGGGCCAATCAATTACAAAAAACGCTGCCTGACGGTAAAGGCTCCGTTGAGATCCGTAATGCAGCCGGGAATGCTTGCACCCAACTCCCTTGCACGGCAACGGTGACGGTCACATGGTCCAGCATTTCCGGCACACAAACTCATACAGGCAGTGAATACCTTGTTGAACCGTGA